The Impatiens glandulifera chromosome 8, dImpGla2.1, whole genome shotgun sequence genome includes a window with the following:
- the LOC124911496 gene encoding uncharacterized protein LOC124911496 yields MEYRLAKHRGTAKENQGIDRWVDHMYPDNARVSRNSVGIEFQIGRLIFALDDGRLGELHLPGIGGESVGPTRPPSARRKSSLKYVWSVLDAPETEGWNSQYCTEERGPLNCIEGTSDESIDMGITIASSRTRRGSKSQQTYLILLPTNVRNRNIPMEELNVPENWIQTCFRLRLMVGGRSFFMITETGLTIEYINVENVWFWLIHDHLTAIKGAVGNYNGSLFVVDEHGSLLMRERESNELGWLNCTSLRKGKFIIGGPPWDELPGNYQKVSQKDGELFFVSKTGRLLQFTVAMRKYKWKDCRNPPNTKVAGIVDQEIFRYGIVFVVGKNGRLYQYNKITENWHEHYQSQHLVLSRQPGTALRQLSSLSGSLFMISEDGGLVEYHWNALEGWNWVEHGTPYKGVYMVGSPGPSFQLKQLFLIGSDGNVYLRYMDKTTWKWKNCDHPHDKICIDDEFLSTHMKIEVDCDPKIAPTRPIPLSEHSVIFQLRDGRLGEMERKEEGWVWMRTIGTPTSTCMTTSWTDLASSN; encoded by the exons ATGGAATACAGATTAGCCAAACATCGAG GTACTGCCAAAGAAAACCAGGGTATAGACCGATGGGTGGATCATATGTATCCAGACAATGCTAGAGTTTCTAGGAATAGTGTCGGTATAGAATTTCAGATTGGTAGACTAATTTTTGCCTTAGATGATGGTCGATTGGGAGAGCTTCACTTACCAGGTATAGGTGGCGAAAGTGTTGGTCCAACACGCCCACCAAGTGCTCGACGAAAATCCTCACTCAAATATGTCTGGTCTGTACTAGATGCTCCCGAGACAGAAGGATGGAACTCCCAGTACTGTACCGAGGAGCGTGGCCCATTAAACTGCATCGAAGGCACATCAGACGAATCAATAGACATGGGTATTACAATAGCATCGTCAAGAACAAGAAGAGGGAGCAAATCGCAACAAACTTACTTGATCTTGTTGCCTACAAACGTTAGGAATAGGAATATTCCAATGGAAGAACTTAATGTGCCGGAGAATTGGATTCAGACGTGCTTCCGTTTGAGGCTGATGGTTGGTGGAAGGTCCTTCTTTATGATAACAGAAACTGGGTTGACGATTGAATACATTAATGTTGAAAATGTTTGGTTTTGGCTGATACATGATCACTTGACAGCCATCAAAGGTGCTGTAGGAAACTATAATGGAAGTTTGTTTGTTGTGGATGAACATGGAAGTCTGCTTATGAGGGAAAGGGAAAGCAATGAGCTTGGCTGGTTGAATTGCACTTCATTGAGAAAAGGTAAGTTTATCATTGGAGGGCCTCCTTGGGATGAATTACCTGGAAATTATCAAAAAGTAAGCCAAAAGGATGGTGAACTCTTCTTTGTGAGCAAGACAGGAAGATTGCTTCAGTTCACG GTTGCCATGAGAAAGTACAAATGGAAAGACTGTAGGAACCCGCCAAACACGAAAGTCGCAGGAATAGTAGACCAGGAGATATTCCGATATGGGATAGTATTCGTGGTGGGAAAGAATGGAAGACTTTACCAATACAATAAGATAACTGAAAATTGGCACGAGCACTACCAGTCTCAGCACTTGGTCCTTTCAAGACAACCGGGTACTGCGTTGAGGCAATTATCATCACTAAGCGGTTCCCTTTTCATGATCTCGGAAGATGGTGGATTGGTTGAGTATCATTGGAATGCATTGGAAGGATGGAACTGGGTGGAACATGGAACACCTTATAAAGGTGTGTACATGGTTGGATCACCAGGACCAAGTTTCCAACTTAAACAGCTCTTCTTGATTGGATCCGATGGGAATGTCTATTTAAGATATATGGACAAGACCACATGGAAATGGAAGAATTGTGACCACCCACATGATAAAATTTGCATTGATGATGAATTTCTATCTACCCATATGAAAATTGAAGTGGACTGTGATCCAAAG ATCGCACCTACAAGACCAATTCCGTTATCTGAACACTCAGTCATTTTTCAGCTAAGAGATGGCAGA TTGGGGGAAATGGAAAGGAAAGAGGAGGGATGGGTATGGATGAGGACTATTGGCACTCCAACAAGCACATGCATGACTACTTCTTGGACAGATTTGGCATCATCAAATTAG
- the LOC124912670 gene encoding pseudouridine kinase → MSILITSCQFRGNSVGRENPSRMDSSRQPHSSATSPARHASADMDEKGEPVIIGGMVLDIHATPSVPADLCTTTPGKVEYMLGGVARNIAECMSKLQTKPYMISAVGVDVAGNILLDNWKSSGLSIEGIQRCKSIGTAIVSNTFDVKGELVVGVASLEVIEKFLTPEWIKHFNSNICSAPIIMVDANLSPRALEMSCQMAAKAGVHVWFEPVSVVKSRRVVSVAKHISFASPNEHELIAMANALSHEEIFTLNPHDFNGSQNSVESLFQKLKPAIWVLLEKGIEAVIVTVGSNGVFLCSKRGRKFWKSSDKLHNFDSSLYKLVNSSCGRDHFFGASKFGGDFGFFAMHFPALPASVVRVSGAGDCLVGGTLAALSTGLNIMQSISVGIAAAKTSIEVDANVPSEFSLAKIAEDARTVYFAGKDIFCQSML, encoded by the exons ATGTCAATCCTGATTACTTCATGCCAATTTAGAGGAAATAGTGTAGGAAGAGAAAACCCTAGTCGTATGGATTCCAGTCGCCAACCGCACTCTTCAGCAACTTCACCGGCAAGGCATGCATCGGCAGATATGGACGAGAAAGGGGAGCCAGTGATTATTGGAGGAATGGTGTTGGACATACACGCCACTCCCTCTGTTCCCGCAGACCTTTGTACCACTACTCCCGGCAAG GTGGAGTATATGCTTGGTGGTGTGGCAAGGAATATTGCTGAATGCATGTCAAAACTGCAGACAAAGCCTTATATGATCAGTGCTGTAGGGGTTGATGTGGCAG GGAATATATTGCTGGACAACTGGAAATCTTCTGGTTTATCTATTGAAG GAATTCAAAGGTGTAAAAGTATTGGGACTGCTATTGTATCCAACACATTTGATGTTAAAGGAGAATTGGTTGTTGGTGTTGCTAGTCTGGAAGTAATT GAGAAGTTTCTGACACCTGAgtggataaaacattttaattcaaatatatgcTCTGCACCCATAATTATGGTGGATGCAAATTTGAGCCCTCGTGCACTAGAAATGTCTTGCCAAA TGGCAGCAAAAGCTGGAGTTCATGTGTGGTTTGAACCTGTATCAGTGGTAAAATCTAGAAGAGTGGTCTCTGTTGCAAAGCAT ATTTCTTTTGCTTCACCTAACGAACATGAACTAATTGCAATGGCAAATGCCTTGTCTCATGAAGAGATCTTTACACTAAATCCCCATGATTTCAATGGATCCCAGAATTCAGTGGAGTCTTTATTCCAGAAGCTTAAGCCAGCAATATGGGTTTTGTTGGAGAAAGGAATTGAAGCTGTTATTGTTACAGTAGGTTCGAATGGGGTTTTCCTATGTTCTAAAAGAGGTCGCAAATTCTGGAAAAGCAGTGATAAGCTCCACAATTTTGACAGTTCATTATATAAACTAGTGAATTCCAGTTGTGGTCGAGACCATTTCTTTGGTGCATCAAAGTTTGGGGGCGACTTTGGTTTTTTTGCTATGCACTTTCCAGCACTTCCTGCATCAGTTGTGAGAGTTTCAGGTGCTGGTGATTGTTTAGTTGGAGGGACACTTGCTGCCCTATCTACAGGTCTAAATATTATGCAAAGTATTTCTGTGGGTATTGCAGCAGCCAAAACTTCCATTGAAGTTGATGCTAATGTACCTTCAGAATTTTCACTAGCCAAAATCGCAG AAGATGCAAGAACAGTGTATTTTGCTGGTAAAGATATATTTTGTCAATCTATGTTGTAA
- the LOC124912254 gene encoding pectinesterase-like encodes MATSDDQPLLPTSQRKNTSLLKPTLFMVLCLTAIIATPLAILGPKLKSKVVSTHDYLCRHAQDPASCSSKVQELMINRGVRLNDPKHLLTMLLEQSKWDLERSLITTRDIIHQINYARDQSAVADCIELMDLSVDRLDDSIDVIKKATMLQDAHSWLSGVLTNYRTCFDGFHESHGHAKEVMEPHLNDLIQQARTNLAIFVAVVPSLQTEETIWPGHLRSSFPPWLSEADRRRLMTRLPKDLKANTVVAQDGSGNFKTVKEAVESVPDKGKDRYVIYVKKGTYKENVEIGKKKKNVMLVGDGMNSTIITGSLNVVDGSTTFNSATVAAVGDGFIAQDIWFQNTAGAQKHQAVALRVGADQSVINRCKIDAYQDTLYAHNNRQFYRDSYITGTVDFIFGNAAVVFQNCQIVARKPMSGQKNMVTAQGREDPNQNTGTSIQQCKVVASSDLEPTKGSVKTFLGRPWKAYSRTVYMQSNIGDHIDPAGWFEWDGEFALKTLYYGEYMNSGPGAGTGNRVKWGGYRVITSALEAQKFTVAQLIQGGQWLKTTGVSFTEGL; translated from the exons ATGGCAACAAGTGATGATCAACCTTTGCTCCCCACTTCACAAAGAAAGAACACTTCCCTTTTGAAGCCTACCCTCTTCATGGTTCTTTGCCTAACCGCCATCATCGCAACCCCACTTGCTATACTTGGTCCAAAACTAAAGTCCAAAGTTGTCTCCACCCATGATTACCTTTGCCGCCATGCCCAAGATCCGGCATCATGCTCCTCCAAGGTCCAAGAACTAATGATCAATCGCGGGGTAAGATTGAATGATCCTAAACATCTCCTAACAATGCTCTTGGAGCAATCCAAATGGGACCTCGAGCGAAGCTTGATCACTACACGTGATATCATTCATCAAATCAACTATGCTAGAGATCAATCAGCTGTGGCTGATTGCATCGAGCTCATGGACTTATCCGTAGACAGGCTTGACGACTCAATAGATGTGATCAAGAAAGCCACGATGTTACAAGACGCCCACTCGTGGCTTAGTGGGGTTCTTACCAATTATAGAACATGCTTTGATGGATTTCACGAGTCCCATGGCCATGCTAAAGAAGTAATGGAGCCCCATCTCAATGATCTAATCCAACAAGCGAGGACAAACCTAGCCATTTTCGTGGCGGTTGTCCCTTCGTTGCAAACAGAGGAAACAATCTGGCCTGGCCATTTGCGATCATCATTTCCTCCGTGGCTTAGTGAAGCTGATAGGAGAAGGTTGATGACCCGACTTCCTAAGGATCTAAAGGCGAATACGGTGGTGGCACAGGATGGAAGTGGGAACTTCAAGACGGTGAAAGAAGCTGTAGAATCTGTGCCCGATAAGGGTAAGGATCGATATGTGATTTACGTGAAGAAGGGGACCTATAAGGAGAATGTGGAGAttgggaagaagaagaagaacgtgATGCTTGTTGGTGATGGAATGAATTCTACCATTATCACCGGAAGCTTGAACGTTGTTGATGGCTCCACCACCTTCAACTCAGCAACAGTAG CGGCTGTTGGTGACGGATTCATAGCACAAGACATATGGTTTCAAAACACAGCCGGTGCTCAAAAGCATCAAGCCGTGGCCTTGCGTGTTGGAGCAGACCAATCTGTAATAAATCGCTGCAAAATAGATGCTTACCAAGACACCCTATACGCCCACAACAATCGACAATTCTATCGCGATAGCTACATCACAGGCACGGTCGATTTCATCTTTGGGAATGCTGCCGTTGTGTTCCAAAACTGTCAAATTGTGGCTCGTAAGCCCATGAGTGGACAAAAGAATATGGTGACAGCCCAAGGAAGAGAGGATCCAAATCAGAACACTGGCACCTCAATCCAACAATGCAAAGTTGTAGCCAGCTCTGATCTCGAGCCCACCAAAGGATCGGTTAAAACCTTCTTAGGTCGCCCGTGGAAAGCATACTCAAGAACCGTCTATATGCAATCCAATATTGGTGATCATATCGATCCAGCAGGCTGGTTCGAGTGGGATGGAGAATTTGCCTTGAAGACTTTGTATTATGGAGAGTATATGAATAGTGGTCCAGGCGCGGGCACTGGCAATCGAGTCAAGTGGGGAGGTTATCGTGTCATAACTAGTGCATTAGAGGCTCAAAAGTTCACTGTGGCCCAGTTGATCCAAGGAGGACAATGGCTCAAAACTACGGGAGTTTCCTTCACTGAAGGCCTCTAG